From Camelus dromedarius isolate mCamDro1 chromosome X, mCamDro1.pat, whole genome shotgun sequence, one genomic window encodes:
- the USP11 gene encoding ubiquitin carboxyl-terminal hydrolase 11 isoform X3 produces MDTPHTAQFSHTDSIDLVVRTAREQFLVSPQEETRLWVKNAEGSFERLCNTRVTVLDAALKTGQVVVMETRNKDGTWPSAPHAMSSTSEEDADFQGQPGICGLTNLGNTCFMNSALQCLSNVPQLTEYFLKNRYLEELNFCNPLGMKGEIAEAYADLVKQAWSGHHRSIVPHVFKTKVGHFASQFLGYQQHDSQELLSFLLDGLHEDLNRVKKKEYVELCDAAGRPDQEVAQEAWQNHKRRNDSVIVDTFHGLFKSTLVCPDCGNVSVTFDPFCYLSVPLPVSHKRVMEVFFVSMDPRRKPEQHRLVVPKKGKISDLCVALAKHTGISPERMMVADVFSHRFYKIYQLEESLSSILDRDDIFIYEVSGRAAIGENSREDVVLPIYLRERTPARDYNNSYYGLMLFGHPLLVSVPRDRLSWDALYHILLYRLSRYVTRPSSDDEDDGDEKDLEDKDAIPKPGQMAGGSSQDPGQEQAGPSSGVASGSRAPVDNSPGPSHWPQRARRKHLFTLQTVNSNGTSDRSTFNEDTHGVSFSSQPYIAIDWEPEMKKRYYDEVEAEGYVKHDCVSYVLKKAPVRLQECIELFTTVETLEKENPWYCPTCKQHQLATKKLDLWMLPETLIIHLKRFSYTKFSREKLDTLVEFPIRDLDFSEFVIKPQNESAPELYKYDLIAVSNHYGGLRDGHYTTFACNKDSGQWHYFDDNSVSPVTENQIESKAAYVLFYQRQDVARRLQPQPGLSEPSASPACGTPPSSESMDVN; encoded by the exons ATGGACACACCTCACACTGCTCAATTCAGCCACACAGATTCCATTG ACCTAGTTGTGCGCACCGCTCGGGAGCAGTTTCTGGTGAGCCCCCAGGAAGAGACACGGCTCTGGGTCAAGAACGCGGAGGGCTCTTTTGAGAGGCTGTGCAACACACGTGTCACAGTGCTTGACGCCGCTCTCAAGACTGGGCAG GTGGTTGTCATGGAGACCCGAAACAAGGACGGCACTTGGCCCAGCGCACCACACGCCAT GAGCAGCACGTCGGAGGAGGATGCGGACTTCCAGGGCCAGCCAGGCATCTGTGGTCTCACCAATCTGGGCAACACGTGCTTCATGAACTCGGCCCTGCAG TGCCTCAGCAACGTGCCACAGCTCACCGAGTACTTCCTCAAAAACCGCTACCTGGAGGAGCTCAACTTCTGCAACCCGCTGGGCATGAAGGGTGAGATCGCAGAGGCCTACGCGGACCTGGTGAAGCAGGCGTGGTCCGGCCACCACCGCTCCATTGTGCCCCATGTGTTCAAG ACCAAGGTCGGCCACTTTGCGTCCCAGTTTCTGGGCTACCAGCAGCATGACTCTCAGGAACTGCTGTCGTTCCTCCTGGACGGGCTGCACGAGGACCTCAATCGCGTCAAGAAGAAGGAATACGTGGAGCTGTGCGATGCCGCTGGGAGGCCGGACCAG GAGGTTGCTCAGGAGGCCTGGCAGAACCACAAACGGCGGAACGATTCTGTGATCGTGGACACTTTCCACGGCCTCTTCAAGTCCACGCTGGTGTGCCCTGATTGTGGCAACGTGTCTGTGACCTTTGACCCCTTCTGCTACCTCAGTGTCCCACTGCCTGTCAGCCACAAGAGGGTCATGGAGGTCTTCTTTGTCTCCATGGACCCCCGCCGCAAGCCAGAGCAG CACCGGCTCGTGGTCCCCAAGAAGGGCAAGATTTCGGATCTGTGTGTGGCTCTGGCCAAACACACTGGCATCTCACCAGAAAGG ATGATGGTGGCGGATGTCTTCAGTCACCGCTTCTATAAGATCTACCAGCTCGAGGAGTCCCTGAGCAGCATCTTGGACCGAGATGATATCTTCAT ATACGAGGTGTCAGGCAGGGCTGCTATCGGCGAGAACTCCAGAGAGGACGTTGTGCTCCCCATCTACCTGCGGGAGCGCACCCCAGCCCGGGACTACAACAACTCCTACTACGGCCTGATGCTCTTTGGGCACCCGCTCCTGGTGTCGGTGCCCCGGGACCGGCTCTCCTGGGATGCTCTGTATCACATCCTGCTGTACCGCCTCTC GCGCTATGTGACCAGACCCAGCTCGGATGATGAGGATGATGGGGATGAAAaag ACCTGGAGGACAAGGACGCCATCCCTAAGCCTGGCCAAATGGCTGGGGGCAGCTCCCAAGACCCTGGGCAGGAGCAGGCTGGACCCAGCTCTGGAGTCGCAAGCGGGAGCCGGGCCCCCGTGGACAACTCCCCTGGACCATCTCACTGGCCCCAGCGGGCACGGCGCAAGCACCTGTTCACCCTGCAGACAGTGAATTCCAACGGGACCAGCGACCGCTCGACCTTCAACGAGGATACCCATGGTGTCTCCTTCAGCT cccagccataCATTGCCATCGACTGGGAACCAGAGATGAAGAAGCGTTACTATGACGAGGTGGAGGCTGAG GGCTACGTGAAGCATGACTGCGTCAGCTACGTACTGAAGAAGGCTCCGGTGCGGCTGCAGGAGTGCATTGAGCTCTTCACCACTGTTGAGACCCTAGAGAAGGAAAACCCCTG GTACTGCCCCACCTGCAAGCAGCACCAGCTGGCCACCAAGAAGCTGGACCTGTGGATGCTGCCCGAGACGCTCATCATCCACCTGAAGCGCTTTTCCTACACCAAGTTCTCCCGCGAGAAGCTGGACACCCTTGTGGAGTTTCCTATCCG GGACCTGGACTTCTCCGAGTTTGTCATCAAGCCGCAGAACGAGTCGGCCCCGGAGCTGTACAAATACGACCTCATCGCGGTTTCCAACCATTACGGGGGCCTGCGAGATGGACACT ACACAACATTTGCCTGCAACAAGGACAGCG
- the USP11 gene encoding ubiquitin carboxyl-terminal hydrolase 11 isoform X4 has product MDTPHTAQFSHTDSIDLVVRTAREQFLVSPQEETRLWVKNAEGSFERLCNTRVTVLDAALKTGQVVVMETRNKDGTWPSAPHAMSSTSEEDADFQGQPGICGLTNLGNTCFMNSALQCLSNVPQLTEYFLKNRYLEELNFCNPLGMKGEIAEAYADLVKQAWSGHHRSIVPHVFKTKVGHFASQFLGYQQHDSQELLSFLLDGLHEDLNRVKKKEYVELCDAAGRPDQEVAQEAWQNHKRRNDSVIVDTFHGLFKSTLVCPDCGNVSVTFDPFCYLSVPLPVSHKRVMEVFFVSMDPRRKPEQHRLVVPKKGKISDLCVALAKHTGISPERMMVADVFSHRFYKIYQLEESLSSILDRDDIFIYEVSGRAAIGENSREDVVLPIYLRERTPARDYNNSYYGLMLFGHPLLVSVPRDRLSWDALYHILLYRLSRYVTRPSSDDEDDGDEKDLEDKDAIPKPGQMAGGSSQDPGQEQAGPSSGVASGSRAPVDNSPGPSHWPQRARRKHLFTLQTVNSNGTSDRSTFNEDTHAQPYIAIDWEPEMKKRYYDEVEAEGYVKHDCVSYVLKKAPVRLQECIELFTTVETLEKENPWYCPTCKQHQLATKKLDLWMLPETLIIHLKRFSYTKFSREKLDTLVEFPIRDLDFSEFVIKPQNESAPELYKYDLIAVSNHYGGLRDGHYTTFACNKDSGQWHYFDDNSVSPVTENQIESKAAYVLFYQRQDVARRLQPQPGLSEPSASPACGTPPSSESMDVN; this is encoded by the exons ATGGACACACCTCACACTGCTCAATTCAGCCACACAGATTCCATTG ACCTAGTTGTGCGCACCGCTCGGGAGCAGTTTCTGGTGAGCCCCCAGGAAGAGACACGGCTCTGGGTCAAGAACGCGGAGGGCTCTTTTGAGAGGCTGTGCAACACACGTGTCACAGTGCTTGACGCCGCTCTCAAGACTGGGCAG GTGGTTGTCATGGAGACCCGAAACAAGGACGGCACTTGGCCCAGCGCACCACACGCCAT GAGCAGCACGTCGGAGGAGGATGCGGACTTCCAGGGCCAGCCAGGCATCTGTGGTCTCACCAATCTGGGCAACACGTGCTTCATGAACTCGGCCCTGCAG TGCCTCAGCAACGTGCCACAGCTCACCGAGTACTTCCTCAAAAACCGCTACCTGGAGGAGCTCAACTTCTGCAACCCGCTGGGCATGAAGGGTGAGATCGCAGAGGCCTACGCGGACCTGGTGAAGCAGGCGTGGTCCGGCCACCACCGCTCCATTGTGCCCCATGTGTTCAAG ACCAAGGTCGGCCACTTTGCGTCCCAGTTTCTGGGCTACCAGCAGCATGACTCTCAGGAACTGCTGTCGTTCCTCCTGGACGGGCTGCACGAGGACCTCAATCGCGTCAAGAAGAAGGAATACGTGGAGCTGTGCGATGCCGCTGGGAGGCCGGACCAG GAGGTTGCTCAGGAGGCCTGGCAGAACCACAAACGGCGGAACGATTCTGTGATCGTGGACACTTTCCACGGCCTCTTCAAGTCCACGCTGGTGTGCCCTGATTGTGGCAACGTGTCTGTGACCTTTGACCCCTTCTGCTACCTCAGTGTCCCACTGCCTGTCAGCCACAAGAGGGTCATGGAGGTCTTCTTTGTCTCCATGGACCCCCGCCGCAAGCCAGAGCAG CACCGGCTCGTGGTCCCCAAGAAGGGCAAGATTTCGGATCTGTGTGTGGCTCTGGCCAAACACACTGGCATCTCACCAGAAAGG ATGATGGTGGCGGATGTCTTCAGTCACCGCTTCTATAAGATCTACCAGCTCGAGGAGTCCCTGAGCAGCATCTTGGACCGAGATGATATCTTCAT ATACGAGGTGTCAGGCAGGGCTGCTATCGGCGAGAACTCCAGAGAGGACGTTGTGCTCCCCATCTACCTGCGGGAGCGCACCCCAGCCCGGGACTACAACAACTCCTACTACGGCCTGATGCTCTTTGGGCACCCGCTCCTGGTGTCGGTGCCCCGGGACCGGCTCTCCTGGGATGCTCTGTATCACATCCTGCTGTACCGCCTCTC GCGCTATGTGACCAGACCCAGCTCGGATGATGAGGATGATGGGGATGAAAaag ACCTGGAGGACAAGGACGCCATCCCTAAGCCTGGCCAAATGGCTGGGGGCAGCTCCCAAGACCCTGGGCAGGAGCAGGCTGGACCCAGCTCTGGAGTCGCAAGCGGGAGCCGGGCCCCCGTGGACAACTCCCCTGGACCATCTCACTGGCCCCAGCGGGCACGGCGCAAGCACCTGTTCACCCTGCAGACAGTGAATTCCAACGGGACCAGCGACCGCTCGACCTTCAACGAGGATACCCATG cccagccataCATTGCCATCGACTGGGAACCAGAGATGAAGAAGCGTTACTATGACGAGGTGGAGGCTGAG GGCTACGTGAAGCATGACTGCGTCAGCTACGTACTGAAGAAGGCTCCGGTGCGGCTGCAGGAGTGCATTGAGCTCTTCACCACTGTTGAGACCCTAGAGAAGGAAAACCCCTG GTACTGCCCCACCTGCAAGCAGCACCAGCTGGCCACCAAGAAGCTGGACCTGTGGATGCTGCCCGAGACGCTCATCATCCACCTGAAGCGCTTTTCCTACACCAAGTTCTCCCGCGAGAAGCTGGACACCCTTGTGGAGTTTCCTATCCG GGACCTGGACTTCTCCGAGTTTGTCATCAAGCCGCAGAACGAGTCGGCCCCGGAGCTGTACAAATACGACCTCATCGCGGTTTCCAACCATTACGGGGGCCTGCGAGATGGACACT ACACAACATTTGCCTGCAACAAGGACAGCG